The sequence tatcaaatggtaatggtgtaaataaaatattttcaaagttGGATTTATCAAAAGTACCAAACTCTTATCAGTTGGCACATAATAGTTCAATGCCAAATTCACCAACCTCTTCCAATATATcaccatcaacaccaacttCAATGGCTTTAAATTTGTCATCATTAAAATCGATTTTAGATTCTCCACCAGCAGCTCCTGCTCATTCAGCTTCTTCATCTCATAATAATGATCATCGtactttaaatataaatggaaatcatcataataataataataatataaataataatataaataataatgtaaataataatataaacaatggtaatggtaatggtaatggtaatggtaataataataataataataatataggtgttaatggtagtggtagtagtaatagcTCATCACCATCGATTGGGTTTAGTATACCTTTATTACAATTGAAACAGATTggtattaataatcaaacttcaccatcacaacaatcacaacaacaacaacaacaacaacaacaacaacaacaatctcaacaTAATGGTATACCGTTAATTAATACAACTGAAATTCATCAAAGATCAAATCCATCAAGTGCAACCAATTCACCACGTGCTTTATATTATGGTAATGAATCATCTGTTGAGAATTCACCATTTACAACACCACTTTCATCACCACGTGGTCCAATTTCACCAAGAGcaacaattaattcatcaatGTCAAATTTACAATCAAATATTAGAGTTGAAGAACAATGGAAAAAGATTGAATACTATGTCAATGATTTAAGTCATTTCATCTATGAATCAATTCGTAATAAagattattcaaatttatcagaactaaaagaaaaaattgatGAAGTTGTTAATActtcaaaagaaattgaaattattcaTAGTATTGCTAAATCgtatgttgttgttatttatttttataattttaataataataataataataataataataataataataataataataataataataataataataataataataatatatttatttatttatttattttaatatagaTTACCACCACAAACAAGAGCAAGAAAGAAGAGATCAACCAAAGCagaaaaattacaaaaagatCTTATTGGTATTAAAAGATCATATGTAACTACTCCAAAGAGTAAAGGAACTTATTGTATATTCTGTGGTACTATGGAAACTCCAGAATGGAGAAAAGGTCCAGGTGGCCATAAAACGTatgtatttaattaattgttttattttttttttatttttatttttaaatttaaatttattaacaatatcaatttttatttatttattttctaaaaaaaaaaaatagattatgTAATGCATGTGGTTTACATTAtgctaaaaatattaaaaaagagaatCAAAATAATGGTGGTTCTCCAAATCCTCAACAAAACAATgtaactacaacaacaactaccacCACTTCAACATCTACCAattcaccaaattcaaatggAAATAACTTTTCTCCTGAAAGTGCAATGAgtgtttcaaaattaattagcGATTAACTTTCTTTCCAACCctttcaccattattatcatcatca comes from Dictyostelium discoideum AX4 chromosome 2 chromosome, whole genome shotgun sequence and encodes:
- the gtaC gene encoding GATA zinc finger domain-containing protein 3; protein product: MNHQYIPSPIYSDQNSGVHNVNKSLHNLNINNGNNNYNYSNNNYNNNINNNNNINNNINNNNNNNNNNNNNNINQYHQNHYDQYSDNNCNNSNSNNINNNNNINNNINNNNINNNNNNINSNNNNNNNNNNNNNNNLLKIPQLNISPNGVGGGNGISNGNGVNKIFSKLDLSKVPNSYQLAHNSSMPNSPTSSNISPSTPTSMALNLSSLKSILDSPPAAPAHSASSSHNNDHRTLNINGNHHNNNNNINNNINNNVNNNINNGNGNGNGNGNNNNNNNIGVNGSGSSNSSSPSIGFSIPLLQLKQIGINNQTSPSQQSQQQQQQQQQQQQSQHNGIPLINTTEIHQRSNPSSATNSPRALYYGNESSVENSPFTTPLSSPRGPISPRATINSSMSNLQSNIRVEEQWKKIEYYVNDLSHFIYESIRNKDYSNLSELKEKIDEVVNTSKEIEIIHSIAKSLPPQTRARKKRSTKAEKLQKDLIGIKRSYVTTPKSKGTYCIFCGTMETPEWRKGPGGHKTLCNACGLHYAKNIKKENQNNGGSPNPQQNNVTTTTTTTTSTSTNSPNSNGNNFSPESAMSVSKLISD